The Trichoderma breve strain T069 chromosome 2, whole genome shotgun sequence DNA segment GATATTCATTGATGTTGCAGCAACACGGGAACTGAAGTGCCCCCTTGTTGCTTTTGAGCCCGTTACACATTAATATCGTTTTCACTAGAATGTATATGGTACCCGATATCACTTGAAAGAGTAGTCCAGTATGTGTCAATGTATTTGTAGCAATTACTCTTAAAACATGAGGTTGAATCTATATAGCCCCCGGATTAATAAGGAATACCAGATAAGAATATTACATGTTGCCCATTTTGGCCCGGGAATCTTAAAAGCCAGAGCATGCTCATAGTAAAAGCGTAAAGCACCAAACCAAACGCCAAGTCAGCCATGCCTGTTGCACTCTGGGCTGCTCATATCATATACAAGCACGCATTTCCTTCTCTATGTATATATGCCCCCAAACCATGTCTTCTAGTTAAAATCGTCGTCGAATCGTCTGGtctccccttcttctcccctttttGTTAACCCACCAACGGCTGCTGGAATCCTAGCTCCGCATCAAAGTCTCTAACTTCGTTTCATGAGGGCATTACTTGTGTTTAAggagcaaaaacaaaagtagAGAAACtggaaatgaaaaagaaagaatagaaCAGAATAGAAAAATTTCACAAGATCCTCGGGGCGACGATCAGCAACACGCTTTAGTGCAGCTTGGTGGCGGCTCGAGCAGCCATCTTGTTGGCcatctgcttctccttgggaATAGTGAGAGCTTGGATGCCCAGAAAGTTGCAGATGCTGGTGATCACCAAGTAGGCCCAGCGGAAGTAGACCACCACCGAAAAGAGGAAATAGGCCCACATGTAAAACAGTTCCAGCTGGGGGCTAATCTGGGGGAAACCGATTCGAGGAAGGTTCGCAAGAACAGCACCGCCGACCAGCGGAGTCAGCATGACAGTCCAGTACGGGAACGGCTGGCGGGTCAAGTGCGCAAGAATCATCTTGGTCGTCAGTCGTCCGAAAACAAAGGACATGGTGAAGCAAAATAGGACAAGGTGGTTGTCACTCATGAGCGAGCTGTATGGAGAAAACACCCAGGCACCGGTGCagatggtgaagacggcCATTGGGATCCACTCCATAAACACAGGGAGAACAGGGAGGCCCTTTGCTTGGCGCGCACGGGTAACGTTCAGGACGCAAAAGGGGATGTGGCAGGTAACCAGCAGGAAAATCAGCATGCCAACCCAGATATCCCGGAAAGAGACATCTCCAATGAGGTGAGCCACGCCCTCCAGGTGGTCGCCCCAGATATGTGCCAGAGGCTTCGTGAAAACGTCTGGCCCGTAGATTCCAGAGACGATCATGATACCGCAGGCAATAAGGAGGCCTTCAGTCGGACcattgaagaagccaagataCAGCGTGTGCGTGTGGTACGTCTCCCACGTCGAGAAGAACATGGGGAGGCAAGGGATAAGCGCAGTGAAGATGCCGGAAGGCGACGTGCCCAGCCCCATGGCGGCCGTTTCGAGCAAACTGGCGAGTGTGCAGTTGAGCGAGTCGATGCCGTGGTCGAAGAGCTCGCCCAAGCCGCTCGAGGTTCCGGTTCTTCTGGCCTGCTTTCCGTCGACATTGTCCATCGTCTGGTACATGAAGAGTCCGAATGCAAAGCTAAAGTACAGCCATGACGGTGCCTATACACGGATTCCCAGTCAGTATGTTGGCTTTCGCAATTGCGCATAGCTGATTATAAGGCATGGTCGAATGTCGGTGACGTACCGGTCCCACCAAATCGGGCATGTAGATGACCATCAACGCGACgttgaagagaatgaagaagaacccCAGAAGGGTGACCATGTTGGGGGCGAGCCATAGCGGCAATACTTCGACGAAGGCATTCCACTATGAAGCAATCTCCGTTAGCTACCATTTGCATCAATGTTTAGTTAGCATTGAGCCTGCCCGTCGCGAGGAGGGGCAGGGTATCAACAAAGGCCAACTGCAACGTCATGCGGAAACGTGGGGATGATCGGTGAGCCGTACCCATGGACCCAGGATGTATTTCGATACCGGTGATTTATCGACGCTCGAATATTTGTACGACTTGAGATGGATCAGGGCATCATCCGAGATGCACTCGGCCACAGCCTGCTCTAGCCCACCGAGCCGGGTTAGCCACCAAGTCAAACCAACGAAAGTAAAAAACGACTCCCTCCCGTCGTCAATCTCGATAGCGCGAGCGACTAGCCACCGCCCAGAACCGAAACAAGGATCCCTCCCCAGTTCAAAGACAAGACTCTGTACTTACTTGTGTTAGGAGCCATATTACCACCACCTCGTGTTGAGGTAATATCGCCCTGATGCAATGGCAGCGTGTTGCTGGACATCGTAGAGGGGGGGGGGAGCCGGGGGCCCGGGGAAGGAGGTAGGAgcttctttttaaaaaaggaCACAAAAGGGCGCCAAGGGGGAACCTCCAGGCGCTCTAGGATTGTCTCTGTGGGAGAACTAGTTGGTTACTCCTTGCTCCCGTGCGTCTATTAGAGTGCGCAAACTTCAGACAAGAATTTTTGGTCGGCCAAGTGACCAAGAGTCTGGTTTCGTTGGGAGGCGTGCATGAAAAGCTGCGGTTTGTGGTCCTCGGACCCCTGTAAAGAGCCTCGGAAAATCTGCCCGTGGGCCTCTAAGTCCCCTGAGCTGGAACCGCTACAGCCCCCAAAGAGCTGCTAGAGAGCTTCCACAACCCCCCAACTCAGAGCCTAATGGGGGATCTTTCACGCGGGCCCCGCTTTTGGTAATCTAAAGAGATGATAGTCGCCAGCACGTGAAAGCCCGAATTTCGTTGAGGCGCCAAGAAGTCGACTTGGTGCTAATCTCCTTATACATTCAGTTTAGTAGCGGTACCCGCGATGACACTGTGGCTTCTGATAAGTGGAAAGATACTGTACTTGATGCAATGAATGTCATTGAGTCATTGGTGTTACTGCTAAAGTATAGTGTGACGTTGCCAGCCGGGTCGATGAGCCGGTAGGAAGCGCTACTTTGGTAGTGACAAAATAAAGCGTTGAAGTTTCAACGTTTGTTTGACAAGCTGTGAAACAAAGTCATTTTTAAGGGA contains these protein-coding regions:
- a CDS encoding CDP-alcohol phosphatidyltransferase domain-containing protein; the protein is MSSNTLPLHQGDITSTRGGGNMAPNTKQAVAECISDDALIHLKSYKYSSVDKSPVSKYILGPWWNAFVEVLPLWLAPNMVTLLGFFFILFNVALMVIYMPDLVGPAPSWLYFSFAFGLFMYQTMDNVDGKQARRTGTSSGLGELFDHGIDSLNCTLASLLETAAMGLGTSPSGIFTALIPCLPMFFSTWETYHTHTLYLGFFNGPTEGLLIACGIMIVSGIYGPDVFTKPLAHIWGDHLEGVAHLIGDVSFRDIWVGMLIFLLVTCHIPFCVLNVTRARQAKGLPVLPVFMEWIPMAVFTICTGAWVFSPYSSLMSDNHLVLFCFTMSFVFGRLTTKMILAHLTRQPFPYWTVMLTPLVGGAVLANLPRIGFPQISPQLELFYMWAYFLFSVVVYFRWAYLVITSICNFLGIQALTIPKEKQMANKMAARAATKLH